From Pelmatolapia mariae isolate MD_Pm_ZW linkage group LG22, Pm_UMD_F_2, whole genome shotgun sequence, a single genomic window includes:
- the LOC134619741 gene encoding class I histocompatibility antigen, F10 alpha chain-like isoform X2 has product MNLFAVFVLLGTALTVNCEKHSLHYIYTALSKPVGLPGIHEFTAMGMLDNRMIDYFDSEHQAKVPKQEWMRERLPADYWDKGTQSRKSKQQWFKVNIGILMERMRQNESATPHVLQWMHGCEGETNPDGTLRFVRGMDMYNYDGHDFLSFDDKNGVWVAPTPEAEPTKRKWDGVQVLKEYTKGYLENECIDWLSKFVNYGQKQLQTASPPDVYLFAKKAKVESNLILTCLATGFYPKDIIMRIRRNRRVLTEDDGLTSSGLLPNNDETFQRRDHVEILKSDLSEFSCEVVHKATGVNEMKTWEIGDLPPEPGCGPPIAVAVGGVLAVVALVAVVACVILYKKGCLRRRRGANSNQGGIQTIYSPVSVGNGVASTPLTNGGPVPAASSSGSVAVEVEKKEEKADAKDGNAEETEPLTGSDKSLDKVSSNSSNADSGVSSDSDKQGQAQESS; this is encoded by the exons ATGAACCTGTTCGCGGTGTTCGTCCTTCTGGGGACGGCGCTGACCGTAAACTGCG aaaaaCATTCCCTCCATTACATCTACACGGCGCTCTCCAAACCTGTCGGCCTCCCGGGCATCCACGAGTTCACAGCCATGGGTATGCTGGATAACCGGATGATCGACTACTTTGACAGCGAGCATCAGGCAAAGGTTCCCAAACAGGAGTGGATGAGAGAGCGTTTACCTGCTGATTACTGGGATAAAGGCACACAGTCCCGCAAGAGCAAGCAGCAGTGGTTCAAGGTCAACATCGGCATCCTGATGGAGCGAATGAGACAGAATGAGTCAGCCA cccctcatgttcttcagTGGATGCACGGCTGTGAGGGTGAAACTAATCCTGACGGCACGCTCAGGTTTGTCCGAGGCATGGACATGTACAACTACGACGGACACGACTTCCTGTCCTTCGATGATAAAAACGGAGTCTGGGTCGCTCCGACTCCGGAGGCAGAACCCACCAAGAGGAAGTGGGACGGCGTCCAGGTGCTGAAAGAGTACACCAAGGGATACCTGGAGAACGAGTGCATCGATTGGCTGAGCAAGTTTGTGAATTATGGACAGAAGCAGCTACAAACAGCCT CTCCACCTGACGTGTACTTGTTTGCAAAGAAGGCCAAAGTGGAGTCAAACCTCATCCTGACCTGCCTCGCCACAGGCTTCTACCCCAAAGACATCATCATGAGGATCAGAAGGAACAGACGTGTTCTGACTGAAGACGACGGCCTGACGAGCTCAGGACTTCTTCCAAATAACGATGAGACCTTCCAGAGACGAGACCATGTGGAGATTTTGAAGTCTGACCTGTCAGAGTTCAGCTGTGAAGTCGTTCATAAGGCGACCGGTGTGAATGAGATGAAGACTTGGG AAATTGGTGACCTTCCACCAGAACCTGGATGTGGACCTCCGATCGCTGTTGCAGTGGGAGGAGTCTTGGCTGTGGTTGCTCTTGTTGCTGTAGTTGCCTGTGTGATCTTGTATAAAAAAGGCTGTCTTA GACGCAGACGTGGAGCCAACAGCAACCAAG GTGGAATACAGACTATTTATTCTCCTGTGTCAG ttggcAATGGCGTTGCAAGCACACCTCTGACAAATG gtggtcCTGTGCCTGCAGCTTCCAGCAGTG GAAGTGTAGCAGTGGAagtagaaaagaaagaagagaaggCTGATGCTAAAGATGGGAATGCTGAGGAAACCGAACCCCTCACAGGCAGTGACA AGTCCCTTGACAAAGTGTCGTCTAACTCCAGCAACGCTGACTCTGGTGTCTCTT ctgatTCTGACAAACAAGGTCAGGCCCAGGAGTCATCCTGA
- the LOC134619741 gene encoding class I histocompatibility antigen, F10 alpha chain-like isoform X1, protein MNFTQTWIFLFLPFLWVSVGPAGGEKHSLHYIYTALSKPVGLPGIHEFTAMGMLDNRMIDYFDSEHQAKVPKQEWMRERLPADYWDKGTQSRKSKQQWFKVNIGILMERMRQNESATPHVLQWMHGCEGETNPDGTLRFVRGMDMYNYDGHDFLSFDDKNGVWVAPTPEAEPTKRKWDGVQVLKEYTKGYLENECIDWLSKFVNYGQKQLQTASPPDVYLFAKKAKVESNLILTCLATGFYPKDIIMRIRRNRRVLTEDDGLTSSGLLPNNDETFQRRDHVEILKSDLSEFSCEVVHKATGVNEMKTWEIGDLPPEPGCGPPIAVAVGGVLAVVALVAVVACVILYKKGCLRRRRGANSNQGGIQTIYSPVSVGNGVASTPLTNGGPVPAASSSGSVAVEVEKKEEKADAKDGNAEETEPLTGSDKSLDKVSSNSSNADSGVSSDSDKQGQAQESS, encoded by the exons aaaaaCATTCCCTCCATTACATCTACACGGCGCTCTCCAAACCTGTCGGCCTCCCGGGCATCCACGAGTTCACAGCCATGGGTATGCTGGATAACCGGATGATCGACTACTTTGACAGCGAGCATCAGGCAAAGGTTCCCAAACAGGAGTGGATGAGAGAGCGTTTACCTGCTGATTACTGGGATAAAGGCACACAGTCCCGCAAGAGCAAGCAGCAGTGGTTCAAGGTCAACATCGGCATCCTGATGGAGCGAATGAGACAGAATGAGTCAGCCA cccctcatgttcttcagTGGATGCACGGCTGTGAGGGTGAAACTAATCCTGACGGCACGCTCAGGTTTGTCCGAGGCATGGACATGTACAACTACGACGGACACGACTTCCTGTCCTTCGATGATAAAAACGGAGTCTGGGTCGCTCCGACTCCGGAGGCAGAACCCACCAAGAGGAAGTGGGACGGCGTCCAGGTGCTGAAAGAGTACACCAAGGGATACCTGGAGAACGAGTGCATCGATTGGCTGAGCAAGTTTGTGAATTATGGACAGAAGCAGCTACAAACAGCCT CTCCACCTGACGTGTACTTGTTTGCAAAGAAGGCCAAAGTGGAGTCAAACCTCATCCTGACCTGCCTCGCCACAGGCTTCTACCCCAAAGACATCATCATGAGGATCAGAAGGAACAGACGTGTTCTGACTGAAGACGACGGCCTGACGAGCTCAGGACTTCTTCCAAATAACGATGAGACCTTCCAGAGACGAGACCATGTGGAGATTTTGAAGTCTGACCTGTCAGAGTTCAGCTGTGAAGTCGTTCATAAGGCGACCGGTGTGAATGAGATGAAGACTTGGG AAATTGGTGACCTTCCACCAGAACCTGGATGTGGACCTCCGATCGCTGTTGCAGTGGGAGGAGTCTTGGCTGTGGTTGCTCTTGTTGCTGTAGTTGCCTGTGTGATCTTGTATAAAAAAGGCTGTCTTA GACGCAGACGTGGAGCCAACAGCAACCAAG GTGGAATACAGACTATTTATTCTCCTGTGTCAG ttggcAATGGCGTTGCAAGCACACCTCTGACAAATG gtggtcCTGTGCCTGCAGCTTCCAGCAGTG GAAGTGTAGCAGTGGAagtagaaaagaaagaagagaaggCTGATGCTAAAGATGGGAATGCTGAGGAAACCGAACCCCTCACAGGCAGTGACA AGTCCCTTGACAAAGTGTCGTCTAACTCCAGCAACGCTGACTCTGGTGTCTCTT ctgatTCTGACAAACAAGGTCAGGCCCAGGAGTCATCCTGA